One genomic segment of Ignavibacteriota bacterium includes these proteins:
- a CDS encoding isochorismate synthase — MRQNIKLFEKELINFFNSSKDLFKNSDKNKLFSFLFNLDNLEISKFTDSKFIADKIFFYWRILSEDEEFLGFDPIYTISANGNSRLNETNDQIKKFDCNLITNWNQQEFQNIPIFMGGIKFAPNQKSEKWNDFDDSDWFIPRILFLKNSKGNFIIYNFCNSLNDESTVKNEITKSIELLQNLFSEEIDEFSQAIIEDPIHTNSYNTWKSQIEDALQNISAGNFSKVVLSREVNFTLSNSPEISFLLDELSSKYPRCYTFTYKKENSIFIGASPEKLAKFSEGWIEIDALAGSAPRGKNLEEDFNFEQFLLTSEKNINEQQSVVNFITNLIENISDEIYFNEKPIIRKLPNIQHLWTPIRAKLKKDFKLFDVLLILHPTPAICGTPWEIAQNYILKVEKHDRGLYTGNIGWFNLNGNGEFAVAIRSALIKDKNLFAYSGCGIVEGSEPQSEFEESEIKLKPILSLFVDEKIYQS, encoded by the coding sequence GTGCGGCAAAATATAAAATTATTCGAGAAAGAATTAATAAATTTTTTTAATTCTTCAAAAGATTTATTTAAAAATAGCGATAAAAATAAACTTTTTAGCTTTTTATTTAATTTAGATAATCTTGAAATATCAAAATTTACTGATTCCAAATTTATAGCAGATAAAATATTTTTCTATTGGCGAATTTTATCAGAGGATGAAGAATTTTTAGGATTTGATCCAATCTATACAATTTCCGCAAATGGAAATAGCCGATTAAACGAAACAAATGATCAAATTAAAAAATTTGATTGCAATCTAATAACAAATTGGAATCAGCAAGAATTTCAAAACATTCCAATTTTTATGGGCGGAATTAAATTTGCGCCAAATCAAAAAAGTGAAAAATGGAATGATTTTGATGATTCTGATTGGTTTATTCCAAGAATATTATTTTTAAAAAACTCAAAAGGAAATTTTATTATTTATAATTTTTGTAACTCATTAAATGATGAAAGTACAGTAAAAAATGAAATAACAAAATCAATTGAACTTTTACAAAATTTATTTTCTGAAGAAATTGATGAATTTTCTCAAGCAATAATTGAAGATCCAATTCATACAAATTCATATAATACGTGGAAATCACAAATTGAAGATGCTTTACAAAATATTTCCGCTGGAAATTTTAGTAAAGTTGTTCTTTCTAGAGAAGTCAATTTTACATTAAGTAACTCACCAGAAATTTCATTTTTATTGGATGAATTAAGTTCAAAATATCCAAGATGTTACACATTTACTTACAAAAAAGAAAATTCAATTTTTATTGGTGCTTCACCGGAAAAATTAGCAAAGTTTTCGGAAGGTTGGATTGAAATTGATGCGCTTGCCGGTTCTGCACCAAGAGGGAAAAATCTTGAAGAGGATTTTAATTTTGAGCAATTTTTGTTGACAAGTGAAAAAAATATAAATGAACAACAATCGGTTGTAAATTTTATTACAAATTTAATTGAAAATATTTCTGATGAAATTTATTTTAATGAAAAACCAATTATAAGAAAACTTCCTAATATTCAACATTTATGGACTCCGATTAGAGCCAAGCTAAAAAAAGATTTTAAACTTTTCGATGTATTGTTAATTTTACATCCAACGCCGGCAATTTGCGGAACTCCTTGGGAAATTGCTCAAAATTATATTTTAAAAGTTGAAAAACATGATCGCGGATTATACACCGGAAATATTGGCTGGTTTAATTTAAATGGAAACGGAGAATTTGCTGTTGCAATTCGTTCAGCATTGATAAAAGATAAAAATCTTTTTGCCTATTCCGGCTGCGGAATAGTTGAAGGTTCGGAACCACAGTCTGAATTTGAAGAATCAGAAATCAAACTTAAACCAATATTATCACTTTTTGTTGATGAAAAAATTTATCAATCGTAA
- a CDS encoding thioredoxin family protein, whose translation MDLLFTAALIFIVIIIFLQLFFYIKSKRTVGNQIPYENINFEITDKIKNKKSVLYFHSPTCHNCKTQTPIVEKLKSDFNSIFSIDVSKDLQTAKAFGIMGTPSLLFLGTKTIEGFYVGVKNEKFIHEKLQSLS comes from the coding sequence GTGGATTTATTATTTACAGCGGCATTAATATTTATAGTGATTATAATTTTTTTACAATTATTCTTTTACATAAAATCTAAGAGAACAGTTGGAAATCAAATTCCTTACGAAAATATTAATTTTGAAATTACAGATAAAATTAAAAATAAAAAAAGTGTATTATATTTTCATTCACCGACTTGCCACAATTGCAAAACGCAAACTCCTATTGTTGAAAAACTAAAAAGTGATTTTAACTCAATATTTTCTATCGATGTAAGCAAAGACTTACAAACTGCAAAAGCATTTGGTATAATGGGCACGCCTTCACTTTTATTTTTAGGAACAAAAACTATTGAAGGTTTTTATGTTGGCGTTAAAAATGAAAAATTTATTCACGAAAAACTTCAAAGTTTATCTTAA
- the prmA gene encoding 50S ribosomal protein L11 methyltransferase has protein sequence MKNYKQFTIKSEPFNVDLLSGNLWNLDILGINEYDDYLTIFVYEDSDLNIEEIEKSLIDLKNQKLINSFSVEFENLAWKNWNEEWESKINVIEVSDKLVIKPSFKEYSEKPNQIILTIDPKMSFGTGEHQTTKIMLTLLEKYISNAKSVLDLGSGTGILGIAASKFGAEKVICIDNDELCYENAKENIEKNNVANVEIINGEIEKVQHLKFDLILANINKHILIEIYKDLKKVNRENGILILSGLLETDYEQIKKQYTQIGYTALEFLQKDEWIGIVFKN, from the coding sequence ATGAAAAATTATAAACAATTTACGATTAAGTCTGAGCCATTTAATGTTGATTTACTTTCTGGGAATTTATGGAATTTAGACATTCTCGGAATTAATGAATATGATGATTATTTGACAATTTTTGTTTATGAAGATTCTGATTTGAATATTGAAGAAATTGAAAAATCATTAATTGATTTGAAAAATCAAAAATTAATAAATTCATTTTCTGTTGAATTTGAAAATCTTGCATGGAAAAATTGGAATGAAGAATGGGAAAGTAAAATTAATGTTATTGAAGTTTCGGACAAACTTGTAATCAAACCATCGTTTAAAGAATATTCCGAAAAACCAAATCAAATTATTTTAACTATTGATCCCAAAATGTCTTTTGGAACCGGCGAACATCAAACAACAAAAATAATGCTTACGTTGTTGGAAAAATATATATCAAATGCAAAGAGTGTTTTGGATTTGGGAAGCGGAACCGGAATTTTAGGAATTGCGGCATCAAAATTTGGCGCTGAAAAAGTTATATGTATTGATAATGATGAATTGTGTTACGAAAATGCAAAAGAGAATATTGAAAAAAATAATGTTGCAAATGTAGAAATTATAAATGGTGAAATTGAAAAAGTACAACATTTAAAATTCGATTTAATTTTGGCAAATATTAATAAACATATATTGATTGAAATTTATAAAGACCTCAAAAAAGTAAATCGGGAAAATGGAATTTTAATTTTAAGCGGTTTATTAGAAACGGATTACGAACAAATAAAAAAGCAGTACACCCAAATTGGATATACTGCCTTAGAATTCCTTCAAAAAGATGAGTGGATTGGAATAGTATTTAAAAACTAA
- a CDS encoding acyl--CoA ligase, with the protein MKIKSQNNFWLVQQFKKNPQKIFIKNNSNEFTFSQVFDLSKMTSQYFVEKGIKKGNHVSLISENNFEFIITINALWFIGAIPVLINNRLKENEIINLLKHSDSDFLINIEKKYNSLENTERLKINFDLKKLKSKNEFHTFSKFDENKIAVMIYSSGSTGNPKLVQLTFKNLFSSFTSADKFIKHFPNDIWLASLPFFHIGGFSIFTRAILSGSILAIPKSLKENYLLNSIKNYKPTLISLVPTMLKRILENQKRKLESIRIAFIGGGPSTQKLISDSIKNNFPICTVYGSTETSSMVTFADFKNLKVNGISAGMTFQKVELKIIDKNGRKIKVGKVGEIVIISDSIASSYYKNEKINNLKNGKFFTNDLGKIDENGNLQIFGRKDDIVISGGENISLNEIRNLLLEKFKYEFETIKIADENWGESYFIIIEAKKSIKIKNEITQYLRENIASFKLPKEILFVKKFPKTDLGKIKKSDLAKIS; encoded by the coding sequence ATGAAAATAAAATCACAAAATAATTTTTGGTTAGTTCAACAGTTTAAAAAAAATCCTCAGAAAATTTTTATTAAAAATAACTCCAATGAATTTACTTTTTCTCAAGTTTTTGATTTATCAAAAATGACTTCACAATATTTTGTTGAGAAAGGAATTAAAAAGGGGAATCACGTTTCACTAATTTCTGAAAATAATTTTGAATTTATTATTACCATAAATGCGCTTTGGTTTATCGGGGCAATTCCAGTTTTGATAAATAATAGACTTAAAGAAAATGAAATAATAAATTTATTGAAACATTCAGATTCAGATTTTCTAATAAATATTGAAAAAAAATATAACTCATTAGAAAATACAGAAAGGTTAAAAATAAATTTTGACTTAAAGAAATTAAAATCAAAAAATGAATTTCATACTTTTTCTAAATTTGATGAAAATAAAATTGCTGTAATGATTTACTCATCCGGTTCAACCGGAAATCCGAAATTGGTTCAACTCACATTTAAAAATTTATTTTCAAGTTTTACTTCTGCCGATAAATTTATTAAACATTTTCCAAATGATATTTGGCTTGCTTCCCTTCCTTTTTTTCACATCGGCGGATTTTCAATTTTTACACGCGCAATTTTATCCGGCTCAATTTTGGCAATTCCAAAATCACTAAAAGAAAATTATTTGTTAAACTCTATTAAAAATTACAAACCGACTTTAATTTCATTAGTTCCAACAATGCTTAAACGAATTTTAGAAAATCAAAAGCGAAAATTAGAAAGTATTAGAATTGCATTTATTGGCGGAGGTCCATCAACGCAAAAATTAATTTCTGATTCAATAAAAAATAATTTTCCAATTTGTACAGTTTACGGTTCCACTGAAACTTCATCAATGGTAACTTTTGCTGATTTTAAAAATTTAAAAGTAAATGGAATTTCCGCTGGAATGACTTTTCAAAAAGTTGAATTAAAAATTATTGATAAAAATGGAAGGAAAATAAAAGTTGGAAAAGTTGGTGAAATTGTAATTATTTCGGATTCTATTGCTTCATCTTACTATAAGAATGAAAAGATTAATAATTTAAAAAATGGAAAATTCTTCACAAACGATTTAGGGAAAATTGATGAAAATGGAAATCTCCAAATTTTTGGAAGAAAAGATGATATTGTAATTTCCGGCGGAGAAAATATTTCATTAAATGAAATTAGAAATTTACTTTTAGAAAAATTTAAATATGAATTTGAAACAATAAAAATTGCCGATGAAAATTGGGGAGAATCTTATTTCATAATTATTGAAGCTAAAAAATCAATAAAAATAAAAAATGAAATAACTCAATATTTAAGAGAAAATATCGCTTCGTTTAAACTTCCAAAAGAAATATTATTTGTAAAAAAATTTCCAAAAACAGATTTGGGAAAAATTAAAAAAAGTGATTTAGCAAAAATATCTTAA
- a CDS encoding M48 family metallopeptidase, with protein MREEEIEINGISYKYEMRKYESARNIKIKINKDGIIKVSLPNYIPYLMARKFVKNNNDWITKKIDALKFQKNKYYYLGNNIDLIKKDNINNKNLNYIFKNDKLIIQKNPNDNFSDSDLFFKWLKIQAEDYIPNRVQKLAKLHNFDYKKLQLKNLNSRWGSCSIKKILSFNVKLMYFNYKVIDYVIVHELCHLKEMNHSAKFWKLVKSIIPDYNIYRKELNKIIL; from the coding sequence ATGAGAGAAGAAGAAATAGAAATTAATGGCATTTCGTACAAATACGAAATGCGAAAGTATGAATCCGCACGCAATATCAAGATAAAAATTAATAAAGATGGAATTATTAAAGTTTCTCTCCCAAATTACATACCATATTTAATGGCAAGAAAGTTTGTAAAAAACAATAACGATTGGATAACAAAAAAAATTGATGCTTTAAAATTTCAGAAAAACAAATATTATTATTTAGGTAATAATATTGATTTAATAAAAAAAGATAATATCAATAATAAAAACTTGAATTATATTTTTAAAAATGATAAATTAATAATCCAGAAAAATCCTAATGATAATTTTTCTGATAGTGACTTGTTCTTTAAATGGCTGAAAATACAAGCTGAGGATTACATTCCAAATAGAGTTCAAAAATTAGCTAAACTGCATAATTTTGATTATAAAAAATTGCAGTTGAAAAATTTGAATTCTCGTTGGGGTAGTTGTTCAATTAAAAAAATATTGTCTTTTAACGTAAAACTAATGTATTTTAATTACAAAGTTATTGATTATGTAATTGTTCACGAACTTTGTCATCTTAAAGAAATGAATCATTCGGCAAAATTCTGGAAATTAGTTAAAAGTATTATTCCAGATTACAATATATATAGGAAAGAATTAAATAAAATAATCCTATAA
- the menD gene encoding 2-succinyl-5-enolpyruvyl-6-hydroxy-3-cyclohexene-1-carboxylic-acid synthase encodes MKKFINRNYFWSSLFVEKLSQFGIQNVCVSPGSRNTPLTLAFANHKKFKKYIHVDERSSGFFALGISKKINKPVAIVTTSGTAVVELYPAIIEAYNQRIPLIICTADRPEYLRNTGANQTINQDDIYKNHIRFFCDFGLPSLDKNEIENYCSKIDEGILTGSKNNIGPIHFNFPFKKPLVPETFSDEIIFSVSDFVQENKYFPIESVSISNQFIYVSEKIKESNKVAIFCSWDNFNKKFYNELVKFSVKNNIPIFVDGTSDLRFTKSKNENIIVNHSAFLQNQDLNEELIIQFGNAPTSQSVLKYLENTKAKKILINSFGDIKDPSQNKPLIIENDSQEFLEFLNSQNLNSQNKIEWKKKIINLDRKSEKIKNTILQNSKINLEPYWPNELLNIIPNNSNLFISNSLPIREFDFFTSKKKNNIKIFTNRGASGIDGIISTASGIASQSKEKTFLVIGDLAFYHNISALSTLTDLKIPLIIILVNNNGGGIFSMLPIANTKNHFDEYFNTPLNLNFSKIVKSFGGNYSNLKSYIGFHKNLAAAISSKIFTVIELKTDTKKSVELRKKYWNQIKVELKF; translated from the coding sequence ATGAAAAAATTTATCAATCGTAATTATTTTTGGTCAAGTTTATTTGTTGAAAAACTTTCCCAATTCGGAATTCAGAATGTTTGCGTTTCTCCCGGTTCTCGTAATACTCCACTAACATTAGCTTTTGCAAATCATAAAAAATTTAAAAAATATATTCACGTAGATGAAAGATCTTCGGGATTTTTTGCACTTGGAATTTCTAAAAAAATAAATAAACCGGTTGCAATTGTTACTACTTCCGGAACCGCTGTTGTCGAACTTTATCCGGCAATAATTGAAGCTTACAATCAAAGAATTCCTTTAATAATTTGTACTGCCGATCGCCCGGAATATTTGAGAAATACCGGCGCAAACCAAACAATAAATCAAGATGATATTTATAAAAATCATATAAGATTTTTTTGTGATTTTGGTTTACCGAGTTTAGATAAAAATGAAATTGAAAATTATTGTTCAAAAATTGATGAAGGAATTTTAACCGGAAGTAAAAATAATATTGGACCAATTCATTTTAATTTTCCGTTTAAAAAACCTTTAGTACCGGAAACTTTTAGTGATGAAATAATTTTCAGCGTTTCCGATTTTGTTCAAGAAAATAAATATTTCCCAATAGAATCAGTATCAATTTCAAATCAATTTATTTATGTTTCTGAAAAAATTAAAGAATCAAATAAAGTTGCAATTTTCTGTAGTTGGGATAATTTTAATAAAAAATTTTACAATGAATTAGTAAAGTTTTCCGTTAAAAATAATATTCCAATTTTTGTCGATGGCACAAGTGATTTAAGATTTACGAAATCGAAAAATGAAAACATTATTGTAAATCATTCAGCGTTTTTGCAAAACCAAGATCTAAATGAAGAATTAATTATTCAATTTGGAAATGCGCCGACTTCGCAAAGTGTTCTTAAATATTTGGAAAACACAAAAGCGAAAAAAATCTTAATAAATAGTTTTGGTGACATAAAAGATCCATCACAAAATAAACCTTTAATTATTGAAAATGATTCGCAAGAATTTTTAGAATTTCTAAATTCACAAAATCTAAATTCACAAAACAAAATTGAGTGGAAAAAGAAAATTATTAATCTTGATAGAAAATCGGAGAAAATTAAGAATACAATTTTGCAAAATTCAAAAATAAATTTAGAACCTTATTGGCCAAATGAATTATTAAATATAATTCCAAACAATTCAAATTTATTTATCAGCAATAGTTTACCGATTAGAGAATTTGATTTTTTTACATCGAAGAAAAAAAATAATATAAAAATATTTACAAATCGCGGCGCAAGCGGAATTGACGGGATTATTTCAACAGCTTCCGGAATTGCATCACAATCAAAAGAGAAAACATTTTTGGTTATTGGTGATTTAGCATTTTATCATAACATTTCCGCATTATCAACTTTAACTGATTTGAAAATCCCTTTAATAATTATTTTGGTAAATAATAATGGCGGTGGAATTTTCAGCATGCTTCCGATTGCAAACACAAAAAATCATTTTGATGAATATTTTAATACTCCGTTAAATTTAAACTTTTCAAAAATTGTAAAAAGTTTTGGCGGAAATTATTCAAATCTAAAATCTTATATAGGGTTTCATAAAAATTTAGCAGCAGCAATTTCTTCAAAAATTTTTACAGTAATTGAATTAAAAACCGATACAAAAAAGTCAGTTGAATTAAGAAAAAAATATTGGAATCAAATAAAAGTAGAATTAAAATTTTAA
- a CDS encoding MarR family transcriptional regulator yields the protein MAKSTKEQQIVELYNLVGKAHDKLKKVQSKHLGAEKLTSPQFGVLDVLMKNGSIPLKKISDELMVTGANITCVMDNLEKEDLVKRVHSKTDRRVINAELTPKGKQKLDKIYPEHVKSLNEVSKKLSEVEMKQLTALLDKLAS from the coding sequence ATGGCAAAATCAACAAAAGAGCAACAGATTGTGGAGCTCTATAACTTAGTGGGCAAAGCTCATGATAAGTTAAAAAAAGTACAATCAAAACACCTTGGTGCTGAAAAATTAACTTCTCCTCAATTTGGCGTTTTAGATGTTTTGATGAAAAATGGTTCAATTCCTTTGAAGAAAATTAGCGACGAACTTATGGTTACAGGCGCTAATATTACTTGCGTTATGGATAACTTAGAAAAAGAAGATCTTGTTAAAAGAGTTCACTCTAAAACAGATCGTCGAGTTATCAACGCTGAGTTAACTCCAAAAGGAAAACAAAAACTAGATAAAATTTATCCCGAACATGTTAAAAGTCTCAACGAAGTTTCCAAAAAATTATCCGAAGTTGAGATGAAACAATTAACTGCTTTATTGGATAAATTAGCTTCTTAG
- a CDS encoding acyl-CoA thioesterase, which translates to MFSTEYKIMFSDTDPGGIVFFANFFKIAHFAYEQFFTSFNLKRNYFLDDEFVVPIVNSNADFKSPVKFGDVIICGVYVEKVGTTSFTLKYDMLVNNKIVAEVKTNHVFVKKSNFVKTELPNDLKQILKENVI; encoded by the coding sequence ATGTTTAGCACTGAATATAAAATTATGTTCTCTGATACTGATCCAGGCGGAATAGTATTTTTTGCAAACTTTTTTAAAATTGCACATTTTGCTTATGAACAATTTTTTACAAGTTTTAATCTTAAACGAAATTATTTTCTGGATGACGAATTTGTAGTTCCTATTGTAAATTCAAATGCGGATTTTAAATCTCCCGTAAAATTTGGGGATGTAATTATTTGCGGAGTTTACGTTGAAAAAGTTGGAACAACTTCATTTACTTTAAAATATGATATGCTTGTAAATAATAAAATTGTTGCTGAAGTTAAAACAAATCATGTGTTTGTTAAAAAAAGTAATTTTGTTAAAACAGAATTACCAAATGATTTAAAACAAATTCTTAAAGAAAATGTAATTTAA
- a CDS encoding 1,4-dihydroxy-2-naphthoate polyprenyltransferase — protein MTESVKVLAKFDTWILASRPKTLPAAVVPVLIGTSIVSFETKVNFLASAVALICAVLIQIGTNFVNDLYDYLSGADNETRKGPLRVLASGLITVSEMKFAIILVFSVTFFLGLYLVYISTWITLLIGLLSIFAGIAYTAGPYPLAYNGLGDVFVFLFFGVVGTVGTYYVQVVEVSTLAIWASIPVGALITNILVVNNYRDIDEDKEVGKNTLAVKMGRRFTQYQYLVFMILSYLILFVVYFTYNQRLFVFLPLLTLPLSIKLIRMIFSYTGKELNKTLELTAKLSAFYGFLFAIGILL, from the coding sequence ATGACTGAATCAGTAAAAGTTTTAGCAAAATTTGATACATGGATTTTGGCAAGCAGACCAAAGACTTTACCGGCTGCTGTTGTACCAGTCTTAATTGGAACCTCAATAGTTTCGTTTGAAACGAAAGTAAATTTTCTTGCTTCGGCAGTTGCATTAATTTGTGCTGTACTAATTCAAATAGGTACAAACTTTGTAAATGATTTGTATGATTATTTATCCGGCGCTGACAATGAAACTAGAAAAGGTCCGCTAAGAGTTTTAGCTTCTGGTTTAATTACAGTCAGTGAAATGAAATTTGCAATAATTTTGGTTTTTTCAGTTACTTTTTTTCTTGGATTATATCTTGTATATATTTCAACTTGGATTACATTGCTAATTGGACTGCTTTCAATATTTGCCGGAATTGCATACACTGCCGGTCCATATCCGCTTGCTTACAATGGTTTGGGCGACGTTTTTGTTTTTCTATTTTTTGGAGTTGTTGGTACAGTTGGAACTTATTATGTACAAGTTGTTGAAGTTTCAACTTTGGCAATTTGGGCTTCAATTCCGGTTGGAGCTTTAATTACAAATATTCTTGTTGTAAATAATTATAGAGATATTGATGAAGATAAAGAAGTCGGGAAAAACACACTTGCAGTAAAAATGGGAAGACGTTTTACTCAATACCAGTATTTGGTTTTCATGATTTTATCTTACTTAATTTTGTTTGTTGTGTATTTCACTTACAATCAAAGATTATTTGTTTTTCTTCCATTACTAACTTTACCATTATCAATAAAATTAATTAGAATGATTTTTTCTTACACCGGAAAAGAGCTTAATAAAACTCTTGAGTTAACTGCAAAACTTTCTGCATTTTACGGATTTCTTTTCGCAATTGGAATACTTTTATAA
- the menB gene encoding 1,4-dihydroxy-2-naphthoyl-CoA synthase: MNLDWKKVKEYKDIIYEKNEGIAKITINRPEKRNAFRPETVQEMYDAFIDSREDPEIGVILLTGYGPAKDGKYAFCSGGDQKIRGDQGYVGGDGIPRLNVLDLQKLIRSIPKPVIALVAGYAIGGGHVLHVVCDLTIAADNAVFGQTGPKVGSFDGGFGSSYLARIVGQKKAREIWYLCRQYNADEAEKMGLVNKVVPVEKLEEEGIAWAKQILEHSPLAIRLLKSAFNAELDGQTGIQELAGNATLLYYMSEEAKEGKKAYNEKRKPDFKKFPRVP; this comes from the coding sequence ATGAATTTAGATTGGAAAAAAGTTAAAGAATATAAAGATATTATTTACGAAAAAAATGAAGGCATTGCTAAAATTACAATTAACCGTCCGGAAAAGAGAAATGCGTTCCGACCCGAAACTGTTCAAGAAATGTATGATGCATTTATAGATTCCCGCGAAGATCCAGAAATCGGTGTAATATTATTAACCGGTTACGGTCCAGCAAAAGATGGAAAATATGCATTTTGTTCCGGCGGAGATCAAAAAATTCGCGGCGATCAAGGTTATGTTGGCGGAGATGGAATTCCAAGATTAAATGTTTTGGACTTACAAAAATTAATTAGAAGTATTCCTAAACCGGTTATAGCTTTAGTTGCCGGATATGCAATTGGCGGCGGTCATGTTTTGCATGTTGTTTGCGATTTAACAATTGCCGCTGACAATGCTGTATTTGGTCAAACTGGTCCCAAGGTTGGAAGTTTTGATGGAGGATTTGGCTCAAGTTATTTAGCAAGAATTGTTGGACAAAAAAAAGCCAGAGAAATTTGGTATTTGTGTCGACAATATAATGCCGATGAAGCCGAAAAAATGGGACTGGTAAATAAAGTTGTTCCAGTTGAAAAATTAGAAGAGGAAGGAATTGCTTGGGCTAAGCAAATTTTAGAACATAGTCCGCTTGCAATTAGGTTATTAAAATCAGCGTTCAATGCTGAACTTGATGGACAAACCGGAATTCAAGAATTAGCTGGAAATGCAACACTGCTTTATTATATGAGCGAAGAAGCTAAAGAAGGTAAAAAAGCTTATAACGAAAAAAGAAAACCGGATTTTAAAAAATTTCCGAGAGTGCCTTAG
- the menH gene encoding 2-succinyl-6-hydroxy-2,4-cyclohexadiene-1-carboxylate synthase, whose amino-acid sequence MILKIDNLEFNLDFNERNIQSKIPIIFLHGFTGNINDWKFLENKIPQNYSPIFIDLIGHGKTSSPGNAKFYSSKSQVAFLKKIIDELDLTKIIICGYSMGGRLALDFAFEFPKNIIALILESTSFGIEDEIERKERLANDFKLSEQIKNSTIEEFINYWFSLPLFQSLKKLPKDGIEKSKISRAQNSKTGLRNSLIGFSTGKMKNYFQLGNNFTLNILLITGQLDKKFTQIGKSILPNLLNGKLEVINDAGHNTHLEKPEEFLKLINTFLLNIEK is encoded by the coding sequence ATGATTTTAAAAATTGATAATCTTGAATTCAATTTAGATTTTAATGAAAGAAATATTCAATCCAAAATTCCAATTATATTTTTGCATGGATTTACCGGAAATATAAATGACTGGAAATTTTTAGAAAATAAAATCCCGCAAAATTATTCTCCTATTTTCATTGATTTAATTGGACATGGAAAAACTTCTTCGCCGGGAAATGCCAAATTTTATTCATCAAAATCGCAAGTTGCATTTCTAAAAAAAATAATTGATGAACTTGATTTGACTAAAATTATTATTTGCGGATATTCAATGGGCGGAAGATTGGCATTAGACTTTGCTTTTGAATTTCCTAAAAATATAATTGCCTTGATTTTAGAAAGCACATCTTTTGGAATTGAAGACGAGATTGAAAGAAAAGAAAGATTAGCTAATGATTTTAAGCTTTCTGAACAAATAAAAAATTCAACAATCGAAGAATTTATAAATTATTGGTTTAGTCTTCCGTTGTTTCAATCATTAAAAAAATTACCAAAAGATGGAATTGAGAAAAGTAAAATTAGTAGAGCTCAAAATAGTAAAACCGGATTGAGAAATTCTTTAATTGGATTTAGTACCGGGAAAATGAAAAATTATTTTCAACTTGGAAATAATTTTACATTGAATATTTTATTAATAACCGGACAACTTGATAAAAAATTTACACAAATTGGAAAATCAATTTTGCCGAATTTATTAAACGGAAAATTGGAAGTTATTAATGACGCCGGACACAATACGCATTTAGAAAAGCCGGAAGAATTTCTTAAATTAATAAACACATTTTTACTAAATATTGAGAAATAA